One Cucurbita pepo subsp. pepo cultivar mu-cu-16 chromosome LG07, ASM280686v2, whole genome shotgun sequence genomic region harbors:
- the LOC111798656 gene encoding 3'-5' exoribonuclease 1-like isoform X1: protein MNLPVARNESMQRNCEASIKCLQNNGMPFSLQHSGNSVDGFQERTDEISCYSSNDIPETNHPLVNNFIERPNEFHNKPAYQHNSGSWPAFHFDSQKVQQCQMSASECQFYSLPLENRFHYVPFKMFEQNYHCDFRLQEFQYFVVIDFEATCDKDKNPHPQEIIEFPSVIVSSVTGQLEACFQTYVRPTCNQLLSDFCRDLTGIQQIQVDRGVTLNEALLRHDKWLEKKGIKNANFAVVTWSNWDCRVMLESECRFKKIRKPQYFNRWINLKIPFCEVFGGQRCNLKEAVEMAGLSWQGRAHCGLDDAKNTARLLALLMHRGFRFSITNSLMWQTSDCPFQWKQQPPGGVTFPPQPPLKSKPMHIPIFHYHPYCICGVRSSRGMVRKPGPKQGSFFFGCGNWTATKGARCHYFQWASP from the exons ATGAATCTGCCAGTCGCAAGAAATG AAAGTATGCAGAGGAACTGTGAGGCCTCTATAAAATGCCTCCAGAATAATGGAATGCCATTCAGTCTGCAACATAGTGGAAATTCTGTTGATGGTTTCCAAGAACGTACAGATGAAATCAGTTGTTATAGCAGCAATGATATTCCTGAAACAAACCACCCATTGGttaacaattttattgaaCGTCCAAATGAATTTCACAACAAACCTGCTTATCAGCATAATTCTGGATCATGGCCTGCCTTCCATTTTGACTCTCAAAAGGTGCAGCAGTGCCAGATGAGTGCTTCCGAATGCCAGTTCTACTCTTTGCCACTGGAGAATCGCTTCCATTATGTTCCTTTCAAAATGTTCGAACAGAATTACCATTGTGATTTTCGGCTGCAAGAGTTTCAATATTTTGTGGTTATAGACTTTGAAGCAACATGTGACAAGGATAAAAATCCCCATCCTCAGGAGATAATTGAGTTCCCATCTGTCATTGTAAGTAGTGTGACTGGCCAACTCGAAGCTTGCTTTCAAACATATGTGCGCCCAACTTGCAATCAGCTCTTAAGCGACTTCTGCAGGGATCTAACTGGCATTCAGCAAATTCAG GTGGACAGAGGTGTTACTCTCAATGAAGCTCTCCTCAGGCATGATAAATGGCTTGAAAAGAAGGGGATAAAGAACGCAAATTTTGCGGTGGTAACTTGGTCAAACTGGGATTGCCGAGTCATGTTAGAGTCGGAATGCCGTTTCAAGAAGATTCGGAAGCCTCAATATTTCAACCG ATGGATCAACTTAAAAATTCCATTTTGTGAGGTTTTTGGTGGACAACGATGCAATCTAAAGGAAGCTGTTGAGATGGCAGGATTATCTTGGCAAGGTCGTGCTCACTGTGGTCTCGACGATGCCAAGAACACTGCACGTTTACTCGCCCTTCTTATGCATAGAGGCTTCAGATTCTCCATCACCAATTCATTGATGTGGCAGACTTCTGACTGCCCATTTCAATGGAAACAACAACCCCCAGGAGGCGTTACATTCCCGCCGCAACCACCATTGAAATCAAAGCCTATGCACATTCCCATCTTCCATTACCACCCCTACTGTATCTGTGGGGTAAGGAGCAGCAGAGGTATGGTTCGGAAGCCAGGACCAAAACAAGGGAGTTTTTTCTTTGGCTGTGGGAATTGGACTGCCACCAAGGGGGCACGATGCCATTACTTCCAATGGGCCTCTCCCTGA
- the LOC111798656 gene encoding 3'-5' exoribonuclease 1-like isoform X2 — protein MMALERKESMQRNCEASIKCLQNNGMPFSLQHSGNSVDGFQERTDEISCYSSNDIPETNHPLVNNFIERPNEFHNKPAYQHNSGSWPAFHFDSQKVQQCQMSASECQFYSLPLENRFHYVPFKMFEQNYHCDFRLQEFQYFVVIDFEATCDKDKNPHPQEIIEFPSVIVSSVTGQLEACFQTYVRPTCNQLLSDFCRDLTGIQQIQVDRGVTLNEALLRHDKWLEKKGIKNANFAVVTWSNWDCRVMLESECRFKKIRKPQYFNRWINLKIPFCEVFGGQRCNLKEAVEMAGLSWQGRAHCGLDDAKNTARLLALLMHRGFRFSITNSLMWQTSDCPFQWKQQPPGGVTFPPQPPLKSKPMHIPIFHYHPYCICGVRSSRGMVRKPGPKQGSFFFGCGNWTATKGARCHYFQWASP, from the exons ATGATGGCCCTTGAACGCAAAG AAAGTATGCAGAGGAACTGTGAGGCCTCTATAAAATGCCTCCAGAATAATGGAATGCCATTCAGTCTGCAACATAGTGGAAATTCTGTTGATGGTTTCCAAGAACGTACAGATGAAATCAGTTGTTATAGCAGCAATGATATTCCTGAAACAAACCACCCATTGGttaacaattttattgaaCGTCCAAATGAATTTCACAACAAACCTGCTTATCAGCATAATTCTGGATCATGGCCTGCCTTCCATTTTGACTCTCAAAAGGTGCAGCAGTGCCAGATGAGTGCTTCCGAATGCCAGTTCTACTCTTTGCCACTGGAGAATCGCTTCCATTATGTTCCTTTCAAAATGTTCGAACAGAATTACCATTGTGATTTTCGGCTGCAAGAGTTTCAATATTTTGTGGTTATAGACTTTGAAGCAACATGTGACAAGGATAAAAATCCCCATCCTCAGGAGATAATTGAGTTCCCATCTGTCATTGTAAGTAGTGTGACTGGCCAACTCGAAGCTTGCTTTCAAACATATGTGCGCCCAACTTGCAATCAGCTCTTAAGCGACTTCTGCAGGGATCTAACTGGCATTCAGCAAATTCAG GTGGACAGAGGTGTTACTCTCAATGAAGCTCTCCTCAGGCATGATAAATGGCTTGAAAAGAAGGGGATAAAGAACGCAAATTTTGCGGTGGTAACTTGGTCAAACTGGGATTGCCGAGTCATGTTAGAGTCGGAATGCCGTTTCAAGAAGATTCGGAAGCCTCAATATTTCAACCG ATGGATCAACTTAAAAATTCCATTTTGTGAGGTTTTTGGTGGACAACGATGCAATCTAAAGGAAGCTGTTGAGATGGCAGGATTATCTTGGCAAGGTCGTGCTCACTGTGGTCTCGACGATGCCAAGAACACTGCACGTTTACTCGCCCTTCTTATGCATAGAGGCTTCAGATTCTCCATCACCAATTCATTGATGTGGCAGACTTCTGACTGCCCATTTCAATGGAAACAACAACCCCCAGGAGGCGTTACATTCCCGCCGCAACCACCATTGAAATCAAAGCCTATGCACATTCCCATCTTCCATTACCACCCCTACTGTATCTGTGGGGTAAGGAGCAGCAGAGGTATGGTTCGGAAGCCAGGACCAAAACAAGGGAGTTTTTTCTTTGGCTGTGGGAATTGGACTGCCACCAAGGGGGCACGATGCCATTACTTCCAATGGGCCTCTCCCTGA
- the LOC111798604 gene encoding DNA-directed RNA polymerase I subunit 2, whose translation MVVKFSENQDYEALRELFRHHIESFDHLVDAGLETLMNSIKPVEIYDSFTDRKLRIWLGKPELYPPQKERNLRTMREALLPSECRQAKISYTGKLMADVCFQYDEKAVIREKFNFGQFPVMLKSKLCHLRGLDPKKLVSYKEEASEMGGYFIMNGLERVVRLLIAPKRNYPMSMVRNSFADRREGYTDKAVVIRCVREDQSSVTVKLYYLRNGSARLGFWVQGKEYLLPIGVVLKALIDTTDHEIFASLTSCYSDKHKKGKGAVGTQLVGERAKIILDEVRDLALFDHRQCLEHIGQHFQPVMEGMEKEKMSTIADAVFKNYIFVHLDNNYDKFNLLIFMAQKLFSLIDQTSVPDNPDSLQNQDVLLPGQLITIYMKEKLEDWLQKVKKLLQDELSDSSKNFDFCSLADVKKVMDKNPSKQISSAIDNLLKTGRLVTQTGLDLQQRAGFTVQAERLNFLRFISHFRAVHRGASFAGLRTTTVRKLLPESWGFLCPVHTPDGEPCGLLNHLTSTCRITSYFNSQGKVRDFFKIRASILSVLIAVGMIPSLPKLVQMGPPDVLNVILDGRIVGYISSGEVEKVVAHLRQLKVSSPHVIPEDLEVGYVPLSICGAYPGLFLFTSPSRFVRPVRNLSISSEENQNIELIGPFEQVFMEIRCPDGGDGGRKDEFPATHEEIHPTGMLSVVGNLTPWSDHNQSPRNMYQCQMAKQTMAFSLQAIQFRADQKLYHLQTPQTPIVRTSTYMKYNIDEYPTGTNAIVAVLAYTGYDMEDAMILNKSSVERGMYHGQIYQTETIDLSEQSGRSSRSQKLFRRSNIDKSVRSHIDSDGLPYVGQMIKPDEPYCSIYDEVAGTTRNMKLKGSEPVFVDYVSVDVKNKKHPQKVNIRFRHPRNPVIGDKFSSRHGQKGVCSQLWPDVDMPFSGATGMRPDLIINPHAFPSRMTIAMLMESVAAKGGCLNGEFINATPFKSSVKKTNAGDEESKTESLVDELGSTLVKKGFNYHGVEVLYSGVYGTELTCEIFIGPVYYQRLRHMVSDKYQVRSTGTVDQVTRQPIKGRKKGGGIRFGEMERDSMLAHGASYLLHDRLHTCSDHHIADVCSLCGSILTSTLVQPQKRAVREIGGLPPGKAPKRVICHACKTSKGMETVAMPYVFKYLAAELAAMNIRMTLQLSNAAGA comes from the exons ATGGTGGTGAAATTCTCCGAGAACCAAGACTATGAGGCGTTGCGCGAGCTGTTCAGACACCATATAGAATCGTTTGATCACCTCGTCGATGCGGGATTGGAGACTCTCATGAACAGCATCAAACCCGTCGAAATTTACGACTCCTTCACCGACAGAAAGCTTAGAA TTTGGTTGGGTAAGCCTGAGTTATACCCACCACAGAAGGAGCGCAATCTGAGAACAATGCGAGAAGCTCTGCTTCCTTCTGAA TGTAGGCAAGCTAAAATTTCATACACCGGCAAGTTGATGGCAGATGTTTGTTTTCAATACGATGAAAAAGCTGTCATTagagagaaatttaattttgggcAATTCCCAGTAATGCTGAAG TCAAAGCTTTGTCACTTGAGAGGTCTTGATCCAAAGAAGCTAGTATCCTACAAAGAAGAGGCATCAGAAATGGGTGG TTATTTCATTATGAATGGGCTGGAGAGAGTTGTTCGGCTTTTGATAGCACCAAAAAGAAACTAT CCGATGAGTATGGTGAGGAATTCATTTGCTGATCGACGGGAAGGCTATACCGATAAAGCAGTGGTTATAag GTGCGTAAGAGAAGATCAATCTTCAGTAACAGTCAAATTATATTATCTTAGGAATGGAAGTGCCAGACTTGGCTTTTG GGTTCAGGGAAAGGAGTACTTGCTTCCCATAGGGGTTGTCCTGAAG GCCCTAATTGACACAACTGACCATGAAATATTTGCAAGTCTGACAAGCTGTTATAGTGATAAACACAAAAAGGGTAAGGGTGCTGTTGGAACTCAGCTTGTTGGTGAAAGGGCAAAAATTATTCTTGATGAAGTTCGAGACCTGGCACTTTTTGATCATCGTCAATGTCTAGAGCATATAG GACAACACTTCCAGCCGGTCATGGAGGggatggaaaaagaaaaaatgtccACT ATTGCAGATGCAGTTTTCAAAAACTACATATTTGTTCACCTCGACAACAATTATGACAAGTTCAATCTCCTCAT TTTTATGGCGCAGAAACTTTTCTCCCTTATAGATCAGACGTCTGTACCTGACAATCCTGATTCCTTGCAAAACCAAGACGTTCTGCTACCTGGTCAACTGATTACTATTTATATGAAG GAGAAACTAGAAGACTGGTTGCAAAAGGTGAAAAAGCTTCTTCAAGATGAACTTAGCGATTCCAGcaaaaattttgatttctgcAGCT TAGCTGATGTCAAGAAAGTCATGGACAAGAATCCATCAAAACAGATTAGTTCAGCTATTGATAATTTGCTGAAAACCGGAAGACTGGTTACACAAACGGGCCTAGATCTGCAGCAG AGGGCAGGCTTTACAGTTCAGGCAGAACGACTTAATTTTTTGCGCTTTATATCTCATTTTCGCGCTGTTCATCGTGGAGCTTCATTTGCTGGACTTCGCACCACAACAGTGCGGAAATTGCTACCTGA GTCCTGGGGTTTTCTTTGTCCAGTACACACTCCTGATGGTGAACCATGTGGCTTGTTGAATCATTTAACCAGCACTTGCA GAATTACATCATATTTCAATTCTCAAGGAAAAGTTAGAGACTTCTTCAAAATAAGGGCGTCTATTTTGAGTGTCCTAATTGCAGTTGGAATGATACCGTCACTACCAAAGCTTGTTCAAATGGGTCCTCCTGATGTTCTTAATGTTATTTTAGATGGTCGCATAGTTGGTTATATATCATCTGGTGAAGTAGAGAAAGTTGTTGCTCATTTACGACAATTAAAAGTTTCATCTCCCCATGTG ATTCCTGAGGATCTGGAAGTTGGATATGTACCATTGAGTATATGTGGAGCATATCCTGGTTTATTCCTTTTCACATCTCCTTCTAGATTTGTTCGACCAGTTAGAAATCTTTCAATATCTTCTgaggaaaatcaaaatatcgAACTCATTGGGCCATTTGAACAG gTATTTATGGAAATAAGATGTCCTGATGGGGGTGATGGTGGCAGGAAAGATGAGTTTCCTGCGACACATGAAGAAATCCATCCAACTGGGATGCTCAGTGTGGTTGGGAATCTTACCCCTTGGTCTGATCACAATCAGAGCCCGCGTAATATGTACCAATGCCAG ATGGCAAAACAAACAATGGCATTCTCTCTGCAAGCTATTCAGTTCCGTGCAGATCAAAAGCTATACCATCTTCAG ACTCCTCAAACCCCTATCGTTCGTACAAGTACATATATGAAATACAACATAGATGAATATCCAACCGGGACAAATGCAATAGTGGCAGTGTTGGCATATACTGG TTATGACATGGAGGATGCAATGATTTTGAACAAGTCCTCTGTGGAGCGTGGAATGTACCATGGACAAATTTATCAG ACAGAAACCATTGACTTGTCTGAGCAGAGCGGTAGATCAAGTCGCAGCCAAAAGTTGTTTAGGAGGAGTAATATAGATAAATCTGTGCGGTCTCATATAGATTCGGACGGGCTTCCTTATGTTGGTCAG ATGATAAAACCAGATGAGCCCTATTGTAGCATTTATGATGAGGTGGCAGGCACAACTAGaaacatgaaacttaaagGTTCAGAACCTGTATTTGTTGATTACGTGTCTGTTGATGTAAAGAATAAGAAGCACCCTCAAAAG GTGAATATACGCTTCCGACATCCCCGAAATCCTGTGATTGGAGATAAATTTAGTAGTAGACATGGGCAGAAAGGTGTTTGCTCCCAGCTATGGCCAGATGTTGATATGCCATTTTCTGGAGCTACAGGAATGCGTCCCGATTTGATTATCAATCCACATGCTTTTCCTTCGAGAATGACAATTGCAATGTTAATGGAGTCTGTCGCTGCTAAG GGAGGCTGTTTAAATGGAGAATTTATCAATGCGACGCCGTTTAAGAGTTCggtaaagaaaacaaatgctGGAGATGAAGAGTCTAAAACTGAATCACTTGTTGATGAACTTGGCTCCACATTAGTTAAAAAGGGATTCAATTACCATGGTGTTGAGGTATTGTACAGTGGGGTTTATGGAACAGAGCTAACATGTGAAATTTTTATTGGACCTGTATATTATCAGCGTCTTCGGCACATGGTTTCTGATAAATATCAG GTTCGTTCGACCGGAACTGTAGATCAAGTCACTCGACAGCCTATCAAAGGTAGAAAAAAAGGTGGTGGCATACGTTTTGGTGAAATGGAGCGTGACTCAATGCTGGCACATGGAGCATCTTACTTATTACATGATAGGCTTCATACATGTTCTGATCATCACATTGCTGATGTGTGTTCGCTTTGCGGTAGCATTCTTACATCGACTTTAGTCCAGCCCCAGAAGCGTGCCGTGCGCGAAATTGGTGGTCTTCCCCCGGGGAAGGCTCCTAAAAGGGTTATATGTCATGCTTGCAAAACAAGTAAAGGTATGGAGACAGTGGCAATGCCTTATGTCTTCAAGTACCTGGCCGCAGAGTTGGCTGCAATGAACATAAGAATGACTCTCCAGCTAAGTAATGCAGCAGGAGCCTGA
- the LOC111798656 gene encoding 3'-5' exoribonuclease 1-like isoform X3: MQRNCEASIKCLQNNGMPFSLQHSGNSVDGFQERTDEISCYSSNDIPETNHPLVNNFIERPNEFHNKPAYQHNSGSWPAFHFDSQKVQQCQMSASECQFYSLPLENRFHYVPFKMFEQNYHCDFRLQEFQYFVVIDFEATCDKDKNPHPQEIIEFPSVIVSSVTGQLEACFQTYVRPTCNQLLSDFCRDLTGIQQIQVDRGVTLNEALLRHDKWLEKKGIKNANFAVVTWSNWDCRVMLESECRFKKIRKPQYFNRWINLKIPFCEVFGGQRCNLKEAVEMAGLSWQGRAHCGLDDAKNTARLLALLMHRGFRFSITNSLMWQTSDCPFQWKQQPPGGVTFPPQPPLKSKPMHIPIFHYHPYCICGVRSSRGMVRKPGPKQGSFFFGCGNWTATKGARCHYFQWASP; the protein is encoded by the exons ATGCAGAGGAACTGTGAGGCCTCTATAAAATGCCTCCAGAATAATGGAATGCCATTCAGTCTGCAACATAGTGGAAATTCTGTTGATGGTTTCCAAGAACGTACAGATGAAATCAGTTGTTATAGCAGCAATGATATTCCTGAAACAAACCACCCATTGGttaacaattttattgaaCGTCCAAATGAATTTCACAACAAACCTGCTTATCAGCATAATTCTGGATCATGGCCTGCCTTCCATTTTGACTCTCAAAAGGTGCAGCAGTGCCAGATGAGTGCTTCCGAATGCCAGTTCTACTCTTTGCCACTGGAGAATCGCTTCCATTATGTTCCTTTCAAAATGTTCGAACAGAATTACCATTGTGATTTTCGGCTGCAAGAGTTTCAATATTTTGTGGTTATAGACTTTGAAGCAACATGTGACAAGGATAAAAATCCCCATCCTCAGGAGATAATTGAGTTCCCATCTGTCATTGTAAGTAGTGTGACTGGCCAACTCGAAGCTTGCTTTCAAACATATGTGCGCCCAACTTGCAATCAGCTCTTAAGCGACTTCTGCAGGGATCTAACTGGCATTCAGCAAATTCAG GTGGACAGAGGTGTTACTCTCAATGAAGCTCTCCTCAGGCATGATAAATGGCTTGAAAAGAAGGGGATAAAGAACGCAAATTTTGCGGTGGTAACTTGGTCAAACTGGGATTGCCGAGTCATGTTAGAGTCGGAATGCCGTTTCAAGAAGATTCGGAAGCCTCAATATTTCAACCG ATGGATCAACTTAAAAATTCCATTTTGTGAGGTTTTTGGTGGACAACGATGCAATCTAAAGGAAGCTGTTGAGATGGCAGGATTATCTTGGCAAGGTCGTGCTCACTGTGGTCTCGACGATGCCAAGAACACTGCACGTTTACTCGCCCTTCTTATGCATAGAGGCTTCAGATTCTCCATCACCAATTCATTGATGTGGCAGACTTCTGACTGCCCATTTCAATGGAAACAACAACCCCCAGGAGGCGTTACATTCCCGCCGCAACCACCATTGAAATCAAAGCCTATGCACATTCCCATCTTCCATTACCACCCCTACTGTATCTGTGGGGTAAGGAGCAGCAGAGGTATGGTTCGGAAGCCAGGACCAAAACAAGGGAGTTTTTTCTTTGGCTGTGGGAATTGGACTGCCACCAAGGGGGCACGATGCCATTACTTCCAATGGGCCTCTCCCTGA
- the LOC111798026 gene encoding phosphopantothenate--cysteine ligase 2-like translates to MDVHGQQKAQEALDVEIKSFFDSAPPLRNIENVSEDLKKFIEMNSSGTRSARKVVCVTSGGTTVPLEQRCVRYIDNFSSGHRGAASTEYFLKAGYSVIFLYRKGTCQPYCSLLPDYPFLECFEFTHESGIQVRQPYSEAVKWAISEHHAAVADGTLLKLPFTTIFEYLQILHMVATSLRSLGPYALFYLAAAVSDFYVPWESMAEHKIQSGSGPLDMRLVQVPKMLSVLRSEWAPTAYCISFKLETDVKILLEKANAALKKYKMHMVIANELLTRKEEVTLVTDNENIHVRRDPKQVGDEVEKHIIEHIVEKHSTYVDNLDQKVSRDTGS, encoded by the exons ATGGATGTACACGGACAGCAGAAAGCGCAAGAGGCCCTAGATGTtgaaatcaaatcattttttgATTCAGCTCCCCCTTTGAGGAATATTGAGAACGTCAGTgaagatttgaaaaaatttattgaaatgaaTTCATCTG GAACTAGAAGTGCCAGGAAAGTTGTTTGTGTGACATCTGGGGGCACCACAGTTCCTTTAGAGCAAAGATGTGTTCGCTATATAGACAACTTCAGCTCAGGTCACAGAGGTGCAGCATCCACAGA GTACTTTTTGAAGGCTGGATATTCGGTTATCTTCTTATACCGGAA GGGAACCTGTCAACCATATTGCAGTTTGCTTCCTGATTATCCATTCCTGGAGTGTTTTGAGTTCACCCATGAGTCAGGCATCcaag TGCGCCAGCCTTATTCAGAAGCCGTGAAGTGGGCAATCAGTGAGCATCATGCT GCAGTAGCAGATGGCACACTTCTGAAACTTCCTTTCACAACCATTTTTGAGTATCTTCAG ATATTGCACATGGTTGCGACATCATTGAGGAGTCTTGGGCCCTATGCACTCTTTTATCTTGCTGCAGCTGTGTCTGACTTTTATGTTCCATGGGAGAGCATG GCAGAGCACAAGATTCAGTCAGGATCAGGCCCTTTGGACATGCGACTTGTTCAGGTGCCAAAGATGCTATCAGTGCTAAGGAGTGAATGGGCTCCAACGGCGTACTGTATCTCCTTCAAG CTAGAGACTGATGTAAAAATCCTCTTGGAAAAGGCCAATGCAGCTCTGAAAAAGTACAAGATGCATATGGTCATTGCAAATGAACTTTTGACCCGCAAAGAGGAGGTAACACTTGTTActgataatgaaaatattcatGTTCGGCGTGACCCGAAACAGGTTGGCGACGAAGTAGAGAAACATATTATCGAACATATTGTTGAGAAGCATTCTACTTATGTCGATAATTTGGACCAGAAAGTCTCGAGGGACACGGGATCATAG